The region TCAGCTCGACATCGAAACACTTAGAAAATGCTACATGGGCAGTCAAGTATGGAGATGGGAGCAGCTCAAACGGAAATGTTTTCATGGACACAGTCTCGATCGGAGGCATACGTCACTCTTCACAGGCTGTGGAGGCTGCTCAGAATGTGAGCATTGAATTTTATGGCAATCCCAGGGCGGATGGAATTATAGGGTTTGGATTCTCCCAGAAGAATAAAGGTACCGACTTTCGCACTCACGTCTCAATAAGCTTCTGACAAGCTTGCTAACCACTCGAAAAGTGAAGCCGACTGCACAGAAAACCTGGTTTGACAACATCAAGGGGTCATTGGGTAGAGGGTTATTCACTCTTGACTTACGACACGACGATAGCAGCTCGATTGATTTCGGCTGGATCAACCATACCAAATACTTCGGAGACGTTGTATATCTTCCTGTTGACGTCACCCATCAAGGAGCATGGGGTTTTAATATTTCAGGCTTTCGTGTTGCCGACGACGCGCCCGTTGACCTCGTCACTACCGCTATTGCTGATAGTGGAACGTCACTGCTGATCACAAATGAAGCAGTTTTGAAATCCTACTATGCCAAAGTCCCCGGAGCTACGTTTAGCTCTCCACCTCTGTGGACATTTCCCTGCGATGCAAAACTTCCACCTTTCACAGTTCTCTTGCACGGGATGGAAGTCAAGATTCCTCCATCTTATATCAACTTTGGCCCTACTAATGAAGATCCCAACCTTTGCTACGGTGGTCTCGAAAGCAACGCGGGTTTAAAATCTGGTTTGTCCATTTTTGGGATCACGTTTTTGAAGTCGTTATTCGTTGTATATGATGCGGATGAGATGAGGATTGGGTTTGCACATAAGTCTCTGCGTCTGTAGAAGAACTGCTGGCCGGATATTTAGTTGAAGGTTTTGGAATCAACAATCAGCTGGCTTATCTGCGAATTTAACATCCCCACGTACAGAGACGTTCAAGTAGGTTGTCATTTAGAAAAATTCTGGCTAAGGTAACACCTACGACCGTCTATTGTTTCACAAAATACAACTAAAGGACTGCAGGTAGAGCAACAGATACGACGGCGTTACAGCCCTAACACCAACGTCTACTGCTCTGTGAAAAAGGCAAGTTCTGTGTTGATGCGAAAATAAAGTATAAATAAACTGTGCCAAGTGTTCCCCTCATGGACGATGAGGTTATGGTTGATGGCACTCTCGCTGTGTCGGATAATCGTGTTCATTGCGTTGCCTGTGAATGAATCATTCAGATCATAACATTCGGCAGGTTAACCACTGATCTAATTTCATGCACATGACTGCCACTTGCAGCTCAAGTTGCACAAGTCCAAGGCAACCAACCAATTGTGGCGCATTGCTCTCAAGGCATCAGCATGCACAAGAAAAAGTTGACGAATTCACAAAGGCATCGTTGCCCCGCACCGGGATGACTGCATCTTTGTTTCCCTTTACATAGACTTGATTCTTCTCTCAACTTTGTCTCAATCATCACCCGAGTTGATTAGTCCGGCGCATATAACAGCTGTATCATCatgacaaccacaacccaTATGGATCTGGCTTGCACAAACTGCAAAACCTTGCTAGGGAACGAGAGAAATATTGAAAGTCGAGTACGCTAGGCAGTTCCCAACCCCGTGTGAAAGCTTGGTACTTCCGTCGTGCTAACAAAGCCATTTCGAATAGCGCTTCAGGGGCCACCTTGGCAAGGCCATTCTTATCACGGACGTTGTTGGCGTCAAAGAGGGTGAGCTCTTGGAACGAAATTTGACTACCGGCCGGCACATCGTTCGCGATATTTCATGCAGAGGATGCAACGAGGTCGTAGGTTGGACTTATGTCATGGCGGACGAACCATCCGAGAAATATAAATTGGGCAAGTTTATACTAGAAGATGAGCTTCTTCAGAAAGTAGAGCCGTCCCGGGAGAAGAATGATCCAACGCCATCGTTGAGTAAGCTATGATGGTACATCCTGGGTTCGGCTAGGCAAGTGACGGGGTGATTAAGACATCCTCAACGCCATATTTAGTGAGGAATGTCTCAGACTAACAGTGTTGGTTTGAACAGCTACTAAGGCTGGCTGAAACTAGATGATTAGCAGAACTTGGTGTGAAGAAACTCATATTGAAACTAGCCCTAGGAAATTGATGTAGCTACTGAGTTTGACCGCGTTCTGTTTTTCTGGCCATTGCCTCCGTCATCACCCAAGTCCAGGCGTGTAGTGTGATAACACTTCGATATTTAAGAAACAAGCCAGTTGTCTGGAAAACAAGGCAGAACGATCTGTGTAATCCTATTCATGACATCCCTTGTTGACATTCCAAACTTTTGCATGGGGCTTGAATCGCAACGTGGAAGCTACCCTTGTTCAGACATGCAACCAGTTGTCACCTTACCCAAGTTTGATGATCCACTAGTCAACAAAAAATGTGCCTGTAGCTTTAGGGACGCTGAGACTGTAGGAGTATCTCTGCATCCCAGTACCACCTTTCTCGTGGGGGTCAAATCCGGTCTCAAGGTAATCGGGGTACTACTTGAGACAAACCCAACGCCCAAAAGCTGTGGACTTTCGATGACTCCAGAAAGAACATCTCGCGCAATTCTTCACTCAACAAAACTTGTGAGCCAGCCACAACAACTCCTGTCTCGAAAAGCCGGATCTCAATTGCCACTGCCTCGGCATATATCTTTGACTAGAGGAACTTTCCCGACTAGGCAAACAATCCGGGCGGGGAGCGGCGTTCCTGTGGAGACAATATGTCTTCCGGGCCGGGAGAGTTTCGAATATAATGATGCTTCTCAAATACTTGGCTGAAGTTTGTAACGCATCAAGATTGGAAGAGGCGCAGAATTTGATACAGTGTGGTTTCTAGCTCTTCTTTTCATTTCAAGGCTGAGCGTTTGCTTGTGAATTTACTACGTATCACGGCTCTGTACAGTTCGATTGCAGTTCTGGACCTGAGCATATCAACGGGCGGTGGCTTCGACTAGTCTCGCCCTGTTCAGACACTTGAACTCGGCGCCACAGGCCGACCAAACCCGAACAAAATGGTCAGTGATGTCTTCTAAGCAAGCACGGCCTGTAGTCTTTTTGATGAAGTGGAAACTGGTAGCAACAACAAGGGTAAGGCTCAGCTCAACGAACAAAACAGGCTAGACggcaccaccatcgccacgaAGATCCTTGCTCGGAAAGTTAGAAGCGTCTGTGCatctggaacattgaagaggcggaggagggcaGCGAAGTTGTGATTGTATGTCCCTTTGTGGCAATTCCACACTCGTACGATACATGCCCCTGTGATGATCCAAGATCTGCTGCAGGACGTGTCACACTGGAAGGCTGGAAGTAGCTGGGTAGTGCATGTATGATGAAGATATTGTGTTCACTTCGACGCTAGCAGGGTCCCTGGACTAGCCATAGTTTGACACACTGTATCCTGGACTGCATTGCCTTCTGATGAAGAACTGGCTGACACTAGTCTCAAGACTTTCGTGAGGGGTCTGCCAGTTATGAAACATACGATAAACGAAGCGAGCTGTCAAAACCTCTCTTTGCTTTGACGAGAACCAATTGATCTCCAAAGTGGCGTCCACCACATGGCCGCCACGCGCTTTGCTGGCTTCCCCGCAGGAGAACGCCATCATTTCTTGGGCCCGGAGGTCGTACCAAGCTTTGTCTAGCTCCAGTTTTCTTATCGAACTACGGCACGGAACGTTTTGAGCTCTGGCACTCGAAGGAGGTCAATGGCTTTGATTGTGACAAGTCGAGTTTTCCTGGGCATTGCTGGAGTGAAAACGCCAAAGAGGCAACCGACTGCTTCACACTTGGCGAGTTTTCTATGGCGTGGTGGGAGACTAGTGAGTCTTTACTGAGCCACCAATTCCCTTGGCTCAACAAATTAGGGCAGACTAAACGCGGTTGTATAGAAAAGGAGAATTAATTAGTGGGTATAATGGGCTTGATATTACAACAGTCTGTTGAGCCACGTTTTCCAGCTCCCGTGCTCTCAGGTCCAGTCCAGTGCTTTAGTTCGCTTGCTGCGAAGATCGCCACCAAATTAGTATTGCATGTGTCTTATTCCATCATCAGAACCATTATGGGCCAAGGGGTATTCATCATCCGCGTCAAAGGGTCTTGCCGGGTTTCTGTCGTGTTCGCCCCTGCTGTTACGGGTGGTGCTTCGTGATGTAATGACCGTTTCCACTTGAATGCCCCGGTCGAGATTTCCGTGAGGACTGATGACCTTGGTAACCCCAAGCTGAGCCAAATCTTCAGACGAAGAGTCCTCtggtttgggtttgttgATGGTATGCAGAGCGTACGGCTTCGAGCGGGTGGTTTCGTCGGGCTCGTCGTGGGTTATGGTTCTATGGTTTGATGTGCTAGGTAGACGGGTATCTGAATTCTCTCCTCTAGCCAGCTTTGTGATGAGATCCGCCATGCTCATTTCGATATTCAGCTTGACCATATACGTGACGGGATGAAACTGGATGTATACGACTTGGTTGGGCAATGACATGAGACCGATGAGCATAGCCTAACATAACAGAGTTAAACCAGGAGCACGTAGAATTACCAGGCTGAATCTGCCAGAACTTACATCCATAAGAATCGAGACTACCATCAGTCTGGCGTTGAAAGAGACCAAAGGTGCGTATTTGGTCAAACCATGTCGCAATACGAGGCGTCTCTTGACCGTTCGCAGGAAGTAGTAGTTGAGTCCTGCGTCGACCAACAAGATGAGAATCTTGGAAATTCGATCCCAGACATCGTTGATTTTGACATATCTGTGATTGTTTTGTAAGGAAGAAATAAATCCAAAGACGGTGTATGATTCAACTTACAGTTCGCTTGCTGGAGGTACGATATGGGACGGAATCCAGATGCAAAAGACTGCAATATTGATGCAGGTGATAATGAACGCTGTCCCCCATTTCAATTTCCTCACTGTGCTTTGGTGTTCTGCGATGATTGCAATACGATTGACAATGATTTGCATCAGCAGCTGGATTTCAAACACCCAGAGAAAtaagatgaagaagagcacAGGAACACTGTGAATAAAAGTTAGCCATCGTGGTCTCCATCTAAGTCATCTGCGTGTTGGACTAACGTTGGGGATAAAAGACCGTCAAGGAAAATCCACCCAATAACGCCAATAGCAAGGTTGGCAATAATCTCGCCCCAGATCATGTAAACATAAACGCTCTTCCATGGTCGTCTGTTTCTGACAGTCTGCTGAATGGCCTTCCAGACAGTCAAGAAACCAAAGCCCAATGTgaaaccagcagcaagagaCGCTACTTGAATATCTTGTTTGGATGCCATTGCAGACTCGCAAGACGAGATAAAAATCTCACAACAATATTACAATACCCTTTTCAAAATTCCAGAGGCAGTGAGGGTGGAGATACATAACCCAACGGCTTTATAAGAAAACCTCTGAATTGAACCCCCGCAGCCACATTCACAAACAGTTATGCTGCATCGATGTGATAAATTTGCCGTTCCCTGCGCGTCCTGGTACCGTGGCGGCGGCATAAGGCGCAAAATGCGGAGTTGGTTGCCATTACCAGTTCAGTCCAACAGCAACGACCCCAGCACGACATTCTGGTGGCGATCATGAAGAAATCTCACACTTATTCCAGAATTGCGTTAGGCCGTAAATTTTAACTGCCCCTGACACCCATGAAAACATGAGACGGTTTTACGCCCAAGCGGTGGTCTTGACTGATTCAGGTGGGTGTGGAAACTTGGAATGGTGGGACGGATCTTCAGAACCGGCGCCCGCCACACACGAGCAGCGTAGCATTCACTGCAGCCATGCAGGAACTAGTTAGTCTGGTGTCTGTTGACATTGTTCTGTCTAGGGGTATCGAAAAGGAGGAGTAGGTCCGGGCCCGGAGACGTTGGGTGGCTTGGAACGGCACATTGCACTTCAGGAATGAGCACAtggatgacaaggacatgTTAGCCACAATATACCAATTAGATGTGATTATGCAGGACTAGCCACTACCGATGGACTGGGATGAAGGCAGCTGGGCTGAAGCGGCGTCCAAGTTGGTTGGCAACTAAACCAGTTCAGTTGAATGGAATACAATAACCAGGGTTCCTCCtctcaatgttgccaagaggTAGTAGCCATTTTGACAGCACCCTGTCGAGCTAGCTGAGGACGTTTTTGGAAACCGTTGCGGGTGACTGTCTGTCAGTCTGTGCACCAGGCCAATAGACCTATATCGGGTGACGATAAGGAACAACAACGAAACATGTCACGCCTTGGACAGACAGTCAACTTGCTGATCCTGTCGATTATCGCGAGCTGAGGGTTGGGCAAGACGCGCAGTCCTGTCGAGGTTGCTTGGCTCCGACATCCGTGGACGGAAATCGGAAATAGATTCAAAACGGTCCAAGCACCAGAGTCTGGTTAATTACGTCGCGTATCAAGCCCCCGGGCTTTTTATTGTTTCTTGTCACGTTGCTGATGCTCACAAACGTTGAGATAGGTATTATGCGCGATGGATCACAGTTGATCTTTCCCTTCTGCGTTAAGAATTGCCTGATATTTGGTCATGGCCGCTTTACACTGCTAGCCAAATTCATAACTCAACCATGACATTTTGAACAAAAAGGTATTTGACACCCAGAACACAACTATATCTAGGAGGCATTACGGCGTTGGGAACAACTAGTTGCAATCTACAAAGTCGACGGAAACGAGTCGGTTTTGTGCAGTTACTGCTCTTTGCTCGCCTTGGCCTCCTCAACTGCAGCAACTACAATCTTTGCTATTCCCAAGATTTTCTCCTCTTCAAACTTACGAGCAACCAGCTGGACGCCAACTGGAGCACCATCATAAATGTCCGGATTGTCTACACGATCACGTCAGCAACGCCGTCCAAACCAATGTAAATGAAACCTACATGCTTCCCAGTTGAGTCGGTCCGTCTCGTTCTTGGGGCAATAGCTGCGATCAATGACGTCAATATCCTTGTTTGCCTTCGTCACTGGTATCACCACGGCGCTGTAGTTCATCAAATTGATCGCCTCTGTGTATGCTGCCGCCCCCGTCAGGTTGTTTTCGTCGAAATATTGTGAGTCGAGGATCAACCTTACCGGTATGGTAGAACTTTCCAGGTATTACTGCTGCGTGGGGAGCGACTGGCATAACGACAGCGTCTACAATTTGCCCTGGACCCAAAAATTGGTCACCTCACGTTGTCACAGGCGTCTGTGTTAACATGCTAGGCTACTCACCGTCGTCATTGGCGGACTGGTTCCAATAATCCGAGTACGCAGCCTCGTAGGAAAGCCCTTCTAAGGTATTTTCTTGATACTCCAGTAGACCCATTGGTTGTTTCAGTTTGAATGTCTCCCTGAGGTCTGGGATAAGTGGTTCTCCAGACAAGTTGAGGTGACTGTGAATGTCATGTGCGCCATCGGCTTTTAGAAACGACACCTAGCAAACTCAAGTCAGGAAGGAGAATAAGGCGGCTTCAAACTGTGATGATATAACTTGCACTTACGTGCACTCTCTTAGCTGTCTTCTGTAGAGGTGGTTTCCACTCGACGACCTTCATCCAGTCAGTTCTACAGATGAAAGAGGTTCTCAGATAGTGGCTCAAAACATACCGAGTGACCTGCCTGTTTGACAGCAGTTACTACTTTCTTTAACCCGCGGGTTATTGGAGGGTGAGGTTGCACAACGCCGTCCGTCCAGAATATCCCAAGTTTCAGAGGCCGCTTGGATTCCTTCAATGCTACGGTTTGGTCTACACGAGACATGTACTCCTCGACAACACTCTGACGGAAAGGCATTGGCACAACGGCAGGATCTCTCAGCCAGGGCTCAGTGGACAAGATTCCTCGAAAGATAAGATCCAGACCATCCAGTGAAGTGCTGAGAAAACCAACAGTTGATCTGTATGTGTTCTGTCCCGGATTTGTGTTCGCAACGTCACGGTACGAGACCCTCTCTGGGGTTGGTTTGAGTGAGAATATTCCATTAAAGGCAGCTGGAATACGGACCGAGCCACCTATATCACTGCCAACGCCAAGGGTGCTGCCTCCAAGAGCTTGCAGTGCCCCTTCGCCGCCAGACGACCCGCCACACGATAGGTTTTGGTTATGTGGATTAAGCGTCTGTCCGAtgatgttgttcttggttTCTCCAAAGAGCAGCGTCTGGGGCAAGCTTGTTTTGCAATACAGAACAGCGCCGAGAGAAAGAAGCTCCGTGACGATTTGGCTTTCAAGCTTGTGTACCTGGCTCGGGTGCGTGACACCTAGATTGCTGCCAATCCATCCTACATATCCCATTGTGGTATCGACGCCTTTGACATGCAATTGATCTTTTAAGCTGATTGGGAGACCATGCAAAGGCCCTACCACCGTTTGGTGCTCAGCAAAATAGGCGTCGAGATAGTTGGCCCGTTCAAGTGCCTTGTCGAAAAATATCTCGTGAAGGCAATTACCCTAATCGATTCGGTGCGTCAGATTCCAATTTCGAGAGGAAACTAggtcaactcaactcaacgGACAATTTGGTGTGCAGCAGCGGCCCTCTTGCAGAAAGCAGTGGCGACCTCAACAGCTGTAAAGTTTCCACGTCTCAGAGATTCGGTGAGTTCAACACTGGTTTTGGCGGTGAT is a window of Pochonia chlamydosporia 170 chromosome 5, whole genome shotgun sequence DNA encoding:
- a CDS encoding peptidase A1 (similar to Metarhizium robertsii ARSEF 23 XP_007817619.1); its protein translation is MIPLAVKQAPLWSLYATALAQPLVAPQSYPLTFLSRTSGKPPGISSHILTRTNKCGTEYLRPYTWDSQYFIRVDVGTPPQSLKLILDTGSSDLWTFSPQVPPSQQQGHDLYDPRLSSTSKHLENATWAVKYGDGSSSNGNVFMDTVSIGGIRHSSQAVEAAQNVSIEFYGNPRADGIIGFGFSQKNKVKPTAQKTWFDNIKGSLGRGLFTLDLRHDDSSSIDFGWINHTKYFGDVVYLPVDVTHQGAWGFNISGFRVADDAPVDLVTTAIADSGTSLLITNEAVLKSYYAKVPGATFSSPPLWTFPCDAKLPPFTVLLHGMEVKIPPSYINFGPTNEDPNLCYGGLESNAGLKSGLSIFGITFLKSLFVVYDADEMRIGFAHKSLRL
- a CDS encoding yippee zinc-binding/DNA-binding /Mis18, centromere assembly domain-containing protein, giving the protein MDLACTNCKTLLGNERNIESRRFRGHLGKAILITDVVGVKEGELLERNLTTGRHIVRDISCRGCNEVVGWTYVMADEPSEKYKLGKFILEDELLQKVEPSREKNDPTPSLSKL
- a CDS encoding general amidase (similar to Arthroderma otae CBS 113480 XP_002844017.1): MSFWETRAAEKRASVLGNIPPAWRLTAEDLQKARTERDLTGQFIRQFLTDRDNIITAKTSVELTESLRRGNFTAVEVATAFCKRAAAAHQIGNCLHEIFFDKALERANYLDAYFAEHQTVVGPLHGLPISLKDQLHVKGVDTTMGYVGWIGSNLGVTHPSQVHKLESQIVTELLSLGAVLYCKTSLPQTLLFGETKNNIIGQTLNPHNQNLSCGGSSGGEGALQALGGSTLGVGSDIGGSVRIPAAFNGIFSLKPTPERVSYRDVANTNPGQNTYRSTVGFLSTSLDGLDLIFRGILSTEPWLRDPAVVPMPFRQSVVEEYMSRVDQTVALKESKRPLKLGIFWTDGVVQPHPPITRGLKKVVTAVKQAGHSVVEWKPPLQKTAKRVHVSFLKADGAHDIHSHLNLSGEPLIPDLRETFKLKQPMGLLEYQENTLEGLSYEAAYSDYWNQSANDDGQIVDAVVMPVAPHAAVIPGKFYHTAYTEAINLMNYSAVVIPVTKANKDIDVIDRSYCPKNETDRLNWEAYNPDIYDGAPVGVQLVARKFEEEKILGIAKIVVAAVEEAKASKEQ